The following DNA comes from Alnus glutinosa chromosome 6, dhAlnGlut1.1, whole genome shotgun sequence.
gttaggtttagggtttcgtCGAAGCATgtgtataatattatatagtTAAATTCTAACTCAACTCGtgcatttaattaaatgggttaaatTCTAACTCACTAATTTCGTACCGATTAAGTGaggatttaaatttttattcaagTACACTGTACTCCTTTTAACATTCTAGTTAAGTGATCAGTCCAATATTTTAAACTCACACAGAAAGGAATATATATGCCATTATAATTAAAACTGTCGGTGCAACATCAATTCAcgattctctttttattttatttaaaaaaaaaatctgattatAGAAACTCAACTTCTTAGATATAATTGATCAATGATAACTTTCTAAAAAGTGAGCTTTGTGATTAATGACAATCTTGTTAAGGGCTTCAATTACGAATTAGATCTATTTTAcggtcaaaaataaaaattttataaatttaatagtgaatAATGTATATGTTGTCCTAttatttaaacattttaaataacgtgacatatatatatatatatatataaaatatgtaacaaaataaaatattgactataaaaaacaaatagaattggacttatatatatttattcagtaattaaatatataattaaaaaatcaacttttttatggttttaaatttttaaaataagtgataatttaataaaaaatttatatgtgCGTTCACCTTTTACACAATAATTAACATGCATGTACAGTAGTACTATATATTGAGAATCGAAGAAGCATATAACTCTTGTCCCATTTCCAAGCAATACTTTCTCACTTTTCAAAAGGCTTACCGGCCCGATCTTCACAACCAGAAAAGCTTCTCCTCCACCAATCCATATAAATATACACTCCCACACTGATCGATCATGTTCATGCAGATCTTCCAAACTCCTTAATCAATTCCCTGAAATCCAACCTCATTGATGAATACATCCGATCGTGTAGACATCAACATCCTTTTGCGTGATGAGTCCAACGGCAACACCGTCCCCTTACTCCTCCAGCCCTCCTATGCGAGATCGAAATCCATAATGTCCGACGAGCTCCGCAAATTCCGCATAAGCCTCAGATGGTGCGCCCTCGACCACTCTTCCTGTGTCGGAAAATTCATCTCCTACTTCACCTTCATATTCTTCGCCCTCCTCGTCCCCCTTATAGCCTGCTTCTCCGCTCGAGTCCCAGCCTCCGCCGCAATCGACGACCCTATCTCTTTCAACAAGCTTGTCCAGCTTCCCGAGTCAGGCCTAGCCGCCATAGCCTTCTTCACACTCTCCGCCTTCTTCCGAAGGTACTGTTTATAAAATCACCTAAACTGCACTTTTCTTCGCTATATATGTTTAGGCACATTTGTAATTAGCTCAAAAAGTTTTGTTTATACGTACttgagaaataatataaatatatgtctCTAATACATCTCATTTTTTAATTCTATCAATAAATTTATGAAATCAACATTGAGTTCTATAAATTCAATAGCAAATTTAAAACTGGATTGTATAAAGATTTGTATGAAGATGTATGTGTATCCTAAATCTCGTAAATATTAATAGAGGACaccaaaatactcaaaaatacccttttttttcttttttctttttttttaaaaaaaaaaaaaaaaaactttttaattgttaattatttaattgggATAATAAATCCTAACGGTAGCTAATTAGGGGTGACATTGcaaacttaattttaaaacataaagcATTCACAATGGCTTCTTcttaatttctctaaatttaactctaaaaatcTACTTTAAAAGTTTTAGTTAATTACTTTCTTAAACCATCAAACAACAAATTCTCTAAATgtttctctactttaaataaatactattttttaatcgTTCACAATACTATCATGAATATCACcgtctttaaataaatactatttttctcTACTTTGGCacggtttgtaaaaaatattattaaaaaattataatattgtcTTATTGGCTCTTTGAATTAATCTagagagaaaatttgagaaacATTTGTTAAAGAGTCTATTATACGAGTCTATTTgcgatttttattaaaaatataaagatcgaaaaactaaatataaagaGGTAATTAATGGTGAGTGCCCTaagaatttgatatttaaactttttaaactttaagaatataattaaaaaagcCTCGAATTAAACATAATGATTTATTGGATTTTCCCTAGCTATTTCATGCAtgtaaaaacttaattaataaaGCTGATAGACATATATTAATTACTGTACGTTCTATCTATTCACGGGTAACCGGGCGGCCGGGCGCAGGTATGGCCTCCGCCAACTTCTATTCCTCGAGGGCTTACAGGAAGATTCTTCATACGTACAGCGGGGATACACGCGCGAGCTTGACAAGGCGTTCCGCTACCTGGCATGCATACTTCTACCCTCGTTTTTCGTCGAACTCGCTCATAAAATCATTTTCTTCTCGACCGTGACGATATCGTTACCCTTTCTCAGCCCCAGCGTCGCATTGAATTGGATTATGTTTGCTTTCGTTGTGGTCTCGTGGGTTTATAGGACCGGGGTGTTCTTGCTGGTCTGCGTTCTGTTCCGGCTGACTTGCGAGCTTCAAATACTGCGGTTTGAGGGGCTTCATAAGATGTTTGAGGGGTGTGAGTCCGACAGCGGTGTGATATTTAAGGGGCATGTGAGGATTAGGAAACAGTTGTTGGCGACCAGCCACAGGTATCGGTTGTTTATAATAGTGTGTATGGTATCCATCACCGTCTGTCAGTTCGTCGCTTTGTTGCTGGTTTTGTCATCAAGTTATGAGAAGACTTTCTTTAATTCTGGTGACCTTGTGGTAAGTATTCTATACATGCCCAAAGACCATTAATTTTATAGTTCATCACGAAAACTTTACTTGCCACACACGacctttcatcatttttttaattatatttataaattttaaaaagcgtCACTTTAATGTaattatctttcaatttttttttaatttcacttgtctattagaattttcttttaaatcatAATGGAGGGGTGTCAATGTTCCTAAAATACTCTTactttttatgatttttttttttaaaaaaaaaaaaaattactaagatttaggcgttggtcaggatttaacagaatttataaaaatacttatgtttaaatgtttgaaattttaaaaaataaataaataaataaaaataaaaaaagttattttgagaattttgacagaatttaatgaaaaatcctaatgaaattatgaaattaaaataaattgaaacataaatatactaaattgacatttttctaaagtttgagggtatgattggaaaaatgatgaaagatcaaaggtaataagtgaaattttctattacttttttttaccAATTGTTAGCATTCCGAGCAAAAAATGTGGGAATCTCTATAAAGCTCACTTGCCTCAGCAAGCTAGTGGCGAATTGTTTGCATGTGACCTATTCAGACGATAAGTCTTACAAAAGTTCTTTCATATTTGCTGAccaaattgttagcaatttaaacaacaaaattGTTGGGATCTCTATCTCAAAAATTAAAGacttgcatgcatgcatgcagttCTCTCATATTTGTATATAGTTCGttgatatataaaattatatatatttggacaTTAATGCAGGTATGCTCAGCTGTTCAGCTTAGTGGATTCTTGTTGTGCCTACTTGGGGCTGCAAGAATCACA
Coding sequences within:
- the LOC133871409 gene encoding uncharacterized protein LOC133871409, whose protein sequence is MNTSDRVDINILLRDESNGNTVPLLLQPSYARSKSIMSDELRKFRISLRWCALDHSSCVGKFISYFTFIFFALLVPLIACFSARVPASAAIDDPISFNKLVQLPESGLAAIAFFTLSAFFRRYGLRQLLFLEGLQEDSSYVQRGYTRELDKAFRYLACILLPSFFVELAHKIIFFSTVTISLPFLSPSVALNWIMFAFVVVSWVYRTGVFLLVCVLFRLTCELQILRFEGLHKMFEGCESDSGVIFKGHVRIRKQLLATSHRYRLFIIVCMVSITVCQFVALLLVLSSSYEKTFFNSGDLVVCSAVQLSGFLLCLLGAARITHRAQGIVSVATRWQMVVTCASSGSGQLQGHTPEADECGDIDISVSPSDNIFTSISPQDPSLFQTRQALVTYLQHNTGGITLFGFALDRGLLHTLFAFEFSLVLWILSKVVVLS